Part of the Cellulomonas taurus genome, GGACGGTGGCCATCGGTCGGGTCCTCCGCGGGCTCGACGACGGCGGCCGGGTCGACGGCCTTCGCACCGGTGAAGCCCGCCGGTGCGGCTGGTGTGGGTGGGATGGTCGGCGGCGGTGCTGGTGTGGCCGCTGGCTCGGCCTCTGCCGTCGGCTCGACCGCTGTTGCTGGCTCGACCGCCTCCGTCGCGGACAGCGGGGACGCCCGGGCGAGGGAGACCACGGCACAGGCCGACGCCGCCGTGGCCGAGGACGAGTCCCCTGCCTCGACGCCCTCATCCGGTGACGACGCCCCGACGCCGACGACACCCACCCCCCTGGCCTCCGACGACGACACCGGGCTGAGCTGGATCCTCCCTGCGCCGGACGACGCCTCCGCCGCGACCTCGGCGAGCGCCGCCCCGACGCCGGTCTGGCCGACGATGCGCCCGGACGACGAGCCGTTCACCGCTGCGGTCACGGCGGCCGAATCCGCCCCAGCGCCGGTCGCCCCCCAGTCCGCCCCGGCCCCCGCAGTGGCGGACCCCGAGCCAGCCCCGGAGACCGCCCGTCCCGCCGCGGCCAGCCCCACCGCGGCACCCGAGCGCACACCGGACCCGCCGACCAGCGCCCCCGCCTCGACCCCGGCCACACCCGATCCGGACCGGGCCGCACCCGATCCGGACCCGGCCACCGGCGACGACACCCCGGGCACGGCAACCGTCGACCCGGTACCCGCCCCCTCCGACGCCGCATCGCCGACTCCTTCCGAGCCCGGCCCCCCGACCGCCGAGACGCCGACCCCGGCCTCCGCCCCTCCGACGGGAAGCTCCACGATGACCGACCAGCAGAAGCCCACCCCGGACGACGGCACCGATGCCGAGTCGACCACCCCGGCCCAGGGCACCGCCCCCGCACCGGGCGGCTCACCCGCACGGCAGTCGATCCGCGCCTCCTTCGGCTCGGGTGAGGGTGCCGGTGCACGACGCCCGGGCACGCCGCCGCCCGCGATCCCGCCGCGCACGCCGGGCCGTCAGGCCTCCAGCGCCGCTGCGGGCACGGCCGGCGCAGCTGCTGCGGGCACGGCCGGCGCAGCCGCTGCCTCTGCCGCACCGGCTTCCGCCGGGCCCACCGGCACCACGGCAACGGGCGCTGCGAGCGGAACCACCGCCGCGCGGCCGGTCGACACGTCCGCCCCGGCCGCGACCTCCGCCTTCCCCGCGACCAGCAGCGGCACCGCCCCCTCGGCCCGTGGTGCCGGTTCCGGCGGCGACACCCCCGACTGGGGTCTGCCGTTCGACCCCGAGTCCCGGCAGCCCCGCCAGCCCCGGCACCAGTTCGACCCCACCCGGTGGGTGCTCGGACTGGTCGGCGTCGGCATCGTCGTCGCCCTGGTGATCGCCATCGGTAACGTCACCCGGCCCTGGGGCGAGGGCAGCGGCAGCAACGACGCGGCCGCCACCCCGAGCGCGCAGGCCACCGCCGCACCGACCGAGGCACCCGCCGCCCCGGCCGAGGAACCGGCGCCGGCAGCGCCCGCGGTGGTCCCGACCATCGCGGGGGTCACCACCATCGACCCGTCGGACGGCGACGGGGAGAAGGAGGAGCTGATCCCGCGGATCTGGGACGGCGACCCGAACACCGCCTGGTACACGCACACCTACAACCGGCCCGACTTCGCCGGGTTCAAGAACGCGGTGGGCATCGCCATCACCCTGGCCGAGCCCGCCACGGTCACCTCCGTCACCTTGGAGGTGAACGGTTCCGGCGGCAACGTCGAGGTCCGTGCCACCGACGCCGCCAACCCCACCGCGGGGGACGTGCTGACCGCAGGCCCCCTGAACGGCCACACGGTGCTGACCCTGAGCCAGCCGACCGAGACCCAGAGCCTGGTGCTGTGGTTCACCTCGCTGGCGCAGACCCCGGACGGCAAGAACCGGATCGAGATCTCCGAGCTGTCGGTCCAGTAGGTCCGGGAACACCCGGCACCCGCGCACTGTTCTTCCCCACGTCTTCGCAGCAGTCCCTCGAGAGGTAGTCCCGTGACCGAGACCCCCATCCGCGACATCGTCATCGTCGGCTCCGGCCCCGCCGGTTACACCGCCGCCGTGTACGCCGCCCGCGCCGGCCTGGCCCCGCTGGTGATCGCCGGATCGGTGACCGCCGGTGGCGCGCTGATGAACACCACCGAGGTGGAGAACTTCCCCGGTTTCCCGGCCGGGATCATGGGTCCGGACCTGATGGAGGCCATGCAGCAGCAGGCCGAGAAGTTCGGCGCCGAGGTGGTCTGGGACGACGCCACCGAGCTGCAGCTGGACGGTCCGGTGAAGACCGTGACCACCGCCGGGGGCGACGTGGTCCAGGCACGCGCGGTCATCCTGGCCACCGGGTCGGCGTACCGGCAGCTCGGCCTGGACGACGAGTCCCGGCTGTCCGGCCGTGGCGTGTCCTGGTGCGCGACCTGCGACGGGTTCTTCTTCCGTGACCAGGACATCCTGGTGATCGGCGGCGGCGACTCGGCGGTCGAGGAGGCGACGTTCCTGACCCGGTTCGGCAAGTCGGTGACCATCGTGCATCGCCGCGACGAGCTGCGGGCGTCCAAGATCATGGCCGACCGGGCCAAGAACGACCCCAAGATCCGCTTCGCCTGGAACTCCGAGGTCGCGGCGATCCACGGCGAGGACAAGGTGACCAGCGTGACCCTGCGCGACACGGTCACCGGCGCCGAGCGCGAGGTCGGCGCGACCGGTGTGTTCGTGGCCATCGGCCACGTGCCGCGCACCGAGCTGCTGCACGGCCAGGTGGACCTGGACGAGAACGGCTACATCCTGGTCGAGGGCCGCTCCACCCGCACCAACCTGCCGGGTGTCTTCGCCTGCGGCGACGCGGTGGACCACATCTACCGGCAGGCCATCACCGCCGCCGGGTCCGGTTGCTCGGCGGCTCTGGACGCCCAGCACTACCTGGCGGCACTGGCCGACGCCGACCCGCTGTCCCCGGAGCAGATCCCGGCGGCGGTCGACGAGCTCGGTGCCGACGAGGTGACCGAGGACGACGCTCGTCGTGCCGAGGTCGCCGGCGCCGTCGCCATCGCCGAGGGCTGAGTGCCATGACGCTGCCGGCGGTCTCGGAGTCCACCTTCGACACGGAGGTGCTCGGCTCCGAGCTGCCGGTGGCCGTCGACTTCGGCGCGGACTGGTGCGCCCCGTGCCGCGCCGTTCGGCCGGTGCTGGACGAGCTCGCCACCCGTTACGAGGGTCGGCTCCGGATCGTCACCGTCGACACCGAGGCGGAGCAGGAACTGGCCGCGCGCTACGGCATCGTGTCCATCCCGACGCTGTACGTCTTCCACCAGGGCGAGTTGCTGCGCACCATCCCCGGTGCCCGGACCAAACTCGAGTACACCGCCGAGCTCGACGCCGCGCTGGCCGAGGCCGCCACGTTCTGACCCGCGTCGGAACCGTGAACGTCCGGCGCGCCGACCGTGGACGCCCCGCCGCTCACTGGACTCGGCGTGCCACACTCGGGGAATGACCGCAGAATCGCGGCCCGGCGAGCAGACGTCGGGCCCCCTCCCGACCTCAGCAGCCAACGGCACGCGACTCGACCGGTGGATCGGCTCCTACGCCGACCGCACGCACGGGATGCGCGCCTCCGAGATCCGCGCCCTCTTCGCCGTCGCGAACCGGCCCGAGGTGGTGTCCCTCGCCGGTGGCATGCCCTGCCTGGACGTCCTGCCGATGGACGACCTCGCCGACCTGGCCCAGCGGGTGGTCGCCACCCGAGGCACCGTGGCCCTGCAGTACGGCTCCGGCCAGGGCGACGAGGGCCTGCGCGAGCAGATCCTCGACGTCATGCGCCTGGAGGGCATCCAGGCGCACCCGGACGACGTCGTGGTCACCACCGGCTCGCAGCAGGCGCTCGACCTTGTGACCAGGCTGTTCATCAACCCGGGCGATGTCGTCGTCGCGGAGGCACCGTCCTATGTCGGCGCGCTCGGCGTGTTCCGGGCCTACCAGGCCGACGTGGTGCACGTCCCGCTGGACGCCGATGGGCTGATCCCCGAGGCGCTGGAGACCACCCTCGCCGACCTCGAACGCCAGGGTCGCCGGGTCAAGTTCCTGTACACGGTGCCGAACTTCCACAACCCGGCCGGTGTCACCCTCTCGCTGAAGCGTCGACCGCGGGTCCTGGAGATCTGCGCCCGCTACGGCGTGCTGGTCCTGGAGGACAACCCGTACGGGCTGCTCGGCTTCGAGAACGACCCGCTGCCCGCGATGCGCTCGATGGACGAGGACGGGGTGATCTACCTCGGGTCGTTCTCCAAGACCTTCGCCCCCGGTTACCGGGTCGGATGGGCTGTCGCGCCGCACGCCGTGCGCGAGAAGCTGGTGCTGGCCAGCGAGTCGGCGATCCTCAGCCCGTCCAACGCCTCGCAGCTCGCGATCAGCGCCTACCTGTCCACCCACGACTGGGTCGGTCAGATCAAGCAGTTCCGCGAGCTGTACCGCGAGCGACGGGACGCGATGATCGGGGCGCTCGCCGAGCACCTGCCCGACGCCACCTGGACGGTGCCGGACGGCGGGTTCTACACCTGGGTCAAGCTCCCGGACGGCCTGGACGCCAAGGCGATGCTGCCGCGGGCCGTCACCGCACGGGTCGCCTACGTGCCCGGCACTGCCTTCTACTTCGATGGGCAGGGCACCGACCACATGCGCCTGTCGTTCTGCTACCCGACCCCGGAGCGCATCCGGGAGGGTGTCCGGCGGCTGGCCGGCGTCGTGCAGGGTGAGAGCGAGCTGGTGTCGCTGTTCGGCACCGGTGGCGGCACCCGCGGTGACAGCGTGCAGTTCCCCGGCCCCGACCTGGCCTGAGTTCCGGTCGGCCCTTTTCGATCTCGGAGGAGTTCCGTGCCCCCCGCACTTCCCGCCAGTCCCCGTGTCGTCGTCCTCGCCGGGGGTCTGTCCCACGAGCGTGACGTGTCGATCCGCTCCGGACGCCGGGTCGCCGACGCGCTGCGCACCGCGGGCGTCGACGTCACCGTGCACGATGTGGACGCCGATCTGGTCCCCGCCCTCGCCGACACCCGCCCGGACCTGGTCTGGCCGCTGCTGCACGGCGCGTCCGGCGAGGACGGGTCGGTGCGCGATGTCCTGGAGCTGCTCAACCTGCCCAGCGTCGGCACCGGGCCGCGGGCCAGCCGGATCGCCTGGTCGAAGCCGATCGCCAAGACCTCGGTGACCCGCGCCGGTCTGGCGACCCCGGAGTTCGTCACGCTGCCGCAGTCGCTGTTCCGGGAGCTGGGCGCCAACCGGATCCTGGACGCCGTGGTGGCGAAGCTGGGGCTGCCGCTGGTGGTCAAGCCGTCCCGCGGTGGCTCGGCGCTCGGTGTGACCCTGGTGCAGTCGCCGGAGGACCTGCCCCGCGCCATGGTCGCCTGCTTCGCCTACTCGGACACCGCACTGATCGAACGGGCGGTGCAGGGCACCGAGGTCGCGGTCAGCGTGGTGGAGCTGGATGGCGAGCCCGTCGCTCTGCCCGCCGTCGAGGTCGTCACCGAGGGGCCCTACGACTATGACGCCCGGTACAACCCGGGTCGCACCGAGTACTTCGCACCCGCCCGGCTGTCCCCGGAGCTGGCGGACAAGGCCGCCGAGGTCGCGGTGGCCGCGCATCGGGCTCTGGGGCTGCGCCACCTGTCCCGTACCGACCTGATCATCGACGGCGACGGGCAGCCCTGGTTCCTGGAGGTCAACGTCGCCCCGGGCATGACGGAGACGTCGCTCTTCCCGCAGGCCGCCGAGGCGGGTGGGCACGACCTGCCCACGCTCTACCGGCGCATTGTCGAGGACGCGCTCGGCACGCGCTGAACTGCTGACATGCAGGAGGCCCCCACGGCTTACCGTGGGGGCCTCCTGCTGTCTCGGTTCGTGCGCACGCACATTCCGCCGCGACGCGTGCCGCAGCGCACACCGCTCCGGCCGTCAGCTCTTCAGGATGCCCGGATCGTCCGGCGCCAGGCTGGCCAGGATGCGGTTGAGGTCCTGTACCGAGGCGAACTCGACGGTCAACTTGCCGCGGCTCTTACCCAGATCCACCTTCACCCGGGTCTCGAACCGGTCGGACAGCCGTCCGGCGAGGTCGTCCAGCGCCTCGTTCCGGATGCCGGCCCGCGGCGCGCGCTTGCGCTTCACAACGCCGTCCTCGGAACCGAGGGCGACGATCTCCTCGACCGCCCGGACCGACAGCCCCTCGGCGACGATCCGCTGCGCCAGCCGCTCGATCGCGGCACCGTCACTCAGACCCAGCAACGCACGGGCGTGCCCCGCGGACAGGACACCCGCGGCGACCCGACGCTGCACCAACGGGGGCAGGCGCAACAGGCGCAGGGTGTTGGAGATCTGCGGCCGCGAACGATGGATCCGGGCAGCCAACTCCTCGTGCGTGCACCCGAAGTCGTCCAGCAGCTGCTGGTACGCGGCGGCTTCCTCCAGTGCGTTCAGCTGGGAGCGGTGCAGGTTCTCCAGGAGCGCGTCCCGCAGCAGGTCCCCGTCCTCGGTGTCCCGGATGATCGCGGGGATCGTGTCCAGCCCGGCCTCCTGGGTCGCACGCCACCGGCGCTCCCCCATGATCAACTCGTAGCCGTCACCGACCGGTCGCACCACGACCGGCTGCAGCACCCCGACCTCCTGGATGGACCCGACCAGCTCGGCCAGCGCCTCCTCGTCGAAGACCGTGCGCGGCTGCTGCGGATTCGGTCGGATCGACGCGACCGGCAGCGCCGCGAAACTCGCTCCCGGCACCGGAACAAGGCTCTGAGCAGCAGCTTCGCTCGAATCTGAGACGGTTGCGGTGGCCTTCGCCGCCGCATCGGCCTGGGCGGTGCCCTCGTCGGTCGAACGGTCCGGGAAGAACACGTCCACCGGGCGTGCCGCACCGTCCGGCCGGATGTCTGCGGTGGGGATCAGGGCACCCAGCCCTCGGCCCAACCCGCGTCGCTTCTCGCTCACTCGCCCTCCTCCTGTGCCGTGCCGGACACACCCCGGTCGGCGAGTTCTCGTGCCGCTTCCAAGTACGCCAGCGCGCCACTCGACGACGGATCGTAGGTCATCACGGTCTGCCCGTAGGAGGGCGCCTCCGACACGCGGACCGAGCGCGGGATCGTCGTGTTCAACGTCAACGCCGGGAAGTGCTCCCGCACCTCCTGCGCGACCTGCTGCGCGAGATTGGTACGACCGTCGTACATGGTGAGCAGGATCGTCGACACGTGCAGGCCCTTGTTCAGGTGTGCCTGGATCAGTTCGATGGACTTGAGGAGCTGGCTCAGGCCCTCCAGCGCGTAGTACTCGCACTGGATCGGGATCAGCACCTCGTCGGCCACGACGAACGCGTTGACGGTCAGGAGTCCCAGGCTCGGCGGGCAGTCCACCAGTACATAGTCGATCCGCGACTCGCCGCGCCCCACCCGCTGCTCCAGGTAGGCGTGCAGCGCATTGCGTAGTCGTGTCTCCCTTGCCACCAGCGAGACCAGCTCGATCTCCGCGCCCGAGAGGTCGATGGTCGCCGGCACGCACCACAGGTTGTCCAGCCCCGCGGCCGGCGCGACCGCGGTCTCCAGCGCGGCGCCGTCGACCAGCACGTCGTACACGGACGGAACGCCTGCGTGGTGGTCCACTCCGAGCGCTGTCGACGCGTTGCCCTGCGGGTCGTTGTCGATCACCAGAACGTTGAGCCCGGACTTCGCCAGTGCCACAGCCAGATTGACGGTGGTCGTGGTCTTGCCGACGCCGCCCTTCTGGTTCGCCACCGTGATCACCCGGGTGTGATCCGGGCGCGGGAACGCGCGGCCGGTCAGTTGGATCCGGCGGCTGGCGTCGACCCGCAGTTCGGCGAGCAGCGGGGTGTCATCGTCCGCAGGCGGCAAGGAGGCCACGATCGCCGCACGACGGCGCTCGTCGTCCATGGTCGCGCCCGCGCCCGGCCAGCTCAATTCGTCGCTCACCGGCGTGACCCCTTCTTCGTTCGACGGCCCGATGTTTCCCGTGAAACGACCGGCTTGCCCGCACTCTCCTTGCCCGCACTCTCCTTGGACGCCACGACGACGGTGGTCGGCTCCAGACCGTCCAGGGTCGGCGCGGTCTCGATCCGCACCGCTCCCCCGCCGTACCTGGCCAGAACATCAGCGCCCTCAGTGACTTCCTCTCCCGCGCGGCCGCCCTTCAACGCGACCAGCTCACCGCCCACGCGGAGCAAGGGCATCGTCCACGGGTACAGCTTGGCAAGCGCCGCCACCGCACGGGCCGTCACGGCATCCGCCTGCAACGTGCCCACCTGTTCCTCGGCCCGACCGCGCACCACTCGCGCATTCGAGAGGTCCAGCTCCGCGATGACCTCGGAGAGCCAATCAGTGCGACGTTCCATCGGCTCCAGCAGCACCACCTCGGCGTCCGGCCGCATCGCCGCGATCACCACCCCCGGCAAGCCCGCACCCGAGCCCACGTCCACGATCAGCCCGGTGCTGGGCAGGAACGGGACGACAGCCGCCGAGTTCACCAGGTGCCGCTCCCACAGCCGGCTGACCTCGCGCGGACCCACCAGGCCCCGGAGAACCCCCTGGTCAGCCAGCAGATCGTGGAAACCCGACACCGCGCCCCAGGAGTCGCCGAACAGCTCCGGGAGGCGCGGGTCGCCGTCCAGCGGGTCGGGCACGACCACCTCAGCCGAGCCGTCCACCCGTGCCACCGACGTCGCCTCTCCCCGCATCTCCCCGCCATCCCGCGGCGGTCTGCCAGGCGTGGTGTTCGGACGCACAGAGGACTCCTGCTCTCGTTGCTGCGACGGTGTGCGCCGCGGATCGCTGTGCGACCCGGACCGGCTCACTGGCTCGGGACAACGGTACCCCGGTGCACTGACGGGATGGCGCCGCGTGGGTCGCGTGCGGTGGGTCGTCGCAGGCTCGCACGCATGGGTCGCCACGTCGTCGGACGCGGGCCTCACGAGGTTGTTTCCCGTGAAACGCGTCGCCCGGGTCGGCGTCTGGCGGCAGGGCGAGGCGCACACTCCCCTGCGCAAGGGTGCGCAGGGGAGTGTGGACGTGGCCGGGCTGTCCGGTGGCGGAGGTGCGCGCCGAACCGGAGGCGACCGCGAACCCGGCAAGCCCAGATACTCACGGCGTGCGCTCAACGGCAGCACATGATGTGCGCCGAGAGGCTCCTCGCGGGAGATGCGCCACGTTCGGCGCAACATCGCGTCGACACCCACGCCGCGTCGATGTGCCGCGCCCTACGGGCTCCCGCACCATGGCCCCAGCCGCGGGTGACGTACGCCTCGCGGTTTCGTGCCGATCGCACCGACACCGCTCGAGCGCCTCCGCGCTGCGGGGCGCCGATGCACCCGGACTGCGGCACCCAGTCGGCCGTCATGGACGAGGGGCGGTCTATGACGCAATGTCCGCACCATCGCCACGTCCACCGGCGCAGCTCCCCCTGCGGCTACGCGCATGTTTCCCGTGAAACCGCGCCGCATACCTGACACCAGCCGGGCACTCCGGTTTCCCGTGAAACATCAGCTCTCGGCCAGTGCTTCGTAGCGCAAGACTGACATGCCAGGTCGCAACCCGAGCGAGGCGCATCATGCCCACCAGCGCGACGGTGCCCGCCTGACCCGCCTGGCCGTCGCCGCGGGCAATCGGGGTGTCCGCTAGCCTCCCGCTGCGGGGCACGAGCAACACCAAGCGCGTCTTGCCCACTAAGGCAGTCGTGGCCGTCCGTCTGGTGGAGCGCGCAATCCGCATCCCGAGTCGGCCCCACCTGCAGGTCCTTGCGGTCCGGCCTTGGCCTGAACGGGCGGTCGAGTGGGCCGACACCCCGCCCATCGGCCGGTCCTCGGCACGAGCGAGCCTTGCGGTCGCAGAAGCGGCGGTGGGTTCTGAGAACAGCGGTACCCAAAACGAGACGGCGCGCACTCCACACACGGCTTGGCCCGAAGACGCCCGGCCGCGAACCACCATAGAAGCTCTGCGGACCGGCGAGAATGACCGCTCCGCTCCCCTGGTTCAGGGCCCACGACCGGTCTCACTATCCCCGCGTACCCCATGGACCCACCACCCGCGGCGTACGGCTGCGCCGTAAGCCTCACGTCCCGCGCCCCGTCCACGTTCACGCTCACGTTCACCCCGACGGCCCACGGTCCACGGCTCTGAGCTCGGCACTCAGAGCTCGCCGTTTGGCCCTCAGAGCTCGGGGCTTGGCACCCAGGGATCGGAACTCGGAGCTCGGGACGCAAAGCTCGGGGCTCGGGGCTCGGGGCTCGGGGCTCGGCGCTCGGGGCTCGGCGCTCGGCGCTCGGGGCTCGGCGCTCGGCGCTCGGCGCTCGGCGCTCACTATCCACGGTGGCGGCGGAGTTCGAACTCATCATCAGCCGACTCAGACGAGCGACCGCCCGCAGCCCACGCGTTGCATCAGGCCTCGCCTGGTGCCGGGCGTCACCGCCATCCCGCCTCTACGCCTGGTCGCCCCCACAACCCTCGCATGGGTGAGGCGGCCCCAGCTCCCTGGCTAGCCGCCCGTGACCCCCTGGCGGAGACGGCGGCGGGGTATCTCGTGACGCCTGTTTCCCGTGAAACACACGACCGCCTCACTCCCGCGTTGGTTGCCGTGAAACACGTGACACCCTCGCCCCCACCTTCGTCTCCCGTGAGCACGCAACCCACTCGTCGCCGCCGAC contains:
- a CDS encoding protein kinase family protein, whose product is MAQQRPGTSPGGARRGSIGATVGGRYRLDRPLVTELPGAEPWSATDTILDRPVRVDLISGPRTASALDAARRAALVTEPRLARILQVAQDGELGVIVSNQVDGRSLADLAAAGPLVPEQARAIVGEVAAALEEARRRGLHHLALRPGAVVVTPAGRVIVRGLAVDGALIGLADTRAHAASRRDAIDLIRLLYSALTGYWPAPPTSTGAVPTFAEWSGSDAAAPQAEPETGLPDAPTTGTGSTPPAELVPQVPADLDTLCAVTLGPHEDGPHSPGEVVRELEPWRAVHAEELFRAADAGRWPSVGSSAGSTTAAGSTAFAPVKPAGAAGVGGMVGGGAGVAAGSASAVGSTAVAGSTASVADSGDARARETTAQADAAVAEDESPASTPSSGDDAPTPTTPTPLASDDDTGLSWILPAPDDASAATSASAAPTPVWPTMRPDDEPFTAAVTAAESAPAPVAPQSAPAPAVADPEPAPETARPAAASPTAAPERTPDPPTSAPASTPATPDPDRAAPDPDPATGDDTPGTATVDPVPAPSDAASPTPSEPGPPTAETPTPASAPPTGSSTMTDQQKPTPDDGTDAESTTPAQGTAPAPGGSPARQSIRASFGSGEGAGARRPGTPPPAIPPRTPGRQASSAAAGTAGAAAAGTAGAAAASAAPASAGPTGTTATGAASGTTAARPVDTSAPAATSAFPATSSGTAPSARGAGSGGDTPDWGLPFDPESRQPRQPRHQFDPTRWVLGLVGVGIVVALVIAIGNVTRPWGEGSGSNDAAATPSAQATAAPTEAPAAPAEEPAPAAPAVVPTIAGVTTIDPSDGDGEKEELIPRIWDGDPNTAWYTHTYNRPDFAGFKNAVGIAITLAEPATVTSVTLEVNGSGGNVEVRATDAANPTAGDVLTAGPLNGHTVLTLSQPTETQSLVLWFTSLAQTPDGKNRIEISELSVQ
- the trxB gene encoding thioredoxin-disulfide reductase, translated to MTETPIRDIVIVGSGPAGYTAAVYAARAGLAPLVIAGSVTAGGALMNTTEVENFPGFPAGIMGPDLMEAMQQQAEKFGAEVVWDDATELQLDGPVKTVTTAGGDVVQARAVILATGSAYRQLGLDDESRLSGRGVSWCATCDGFFFRDQDILVIGGGDSAVEEATFLTRFGKSVTIVHRRDELRASKIMADRAKNDPKIRFAWNSEVAAIHGEDKVTSVTLRDTVTGAEREVGATGVFVAIGHVPRTELLHGQVDLDENGYILVEGRSTRTNLPGVFACGDAVDHIYRQAITAAGSGCSAALDAQHYLAALADADPLSPEQIPAAVDELGADEVTEDDARRAEVAGAVAIAEG
- a CDS encoding thioredoxin family protein; translated protein: MTLPAVSESTFDTEVLGSELPVAVDFGADWCAPCRAVRPVLDELATRYEGRLRIVTVDTEAEQELAARYGIVSIPTLYVFHQGELLRTIPGARTKLEYTAELDAALAEAATF
- a CDS encoding PLP-dependent aminotransferase family protein: MTAESRPGEQTSGPLPTSAANGTRLDRWIGSYADRTHGMRASEIRALFAVANRPEVVSLAGGMPCLDVLPMDDLADLAQRVVATRGTVALQYGSGQGDEGLREQILDVMRLEGIQAHPDDVVVTTGSQQALDLVTRLFINPGDVVVAEAPSYVGALGVFRAYQADVVHVPLDADGLIPEALETTLADLERQGRRVKFLYTVPNFHNPAGVTLSLKRRPRVLEICARYGVLVLEDNPYGLLGFENDPLPAMRSMDEDGVIYLGSFSKTFAPGYRVGWAVAPHAVREKLVLASESAILSPSNASQLAISAYLSTHDWVGQIKQFRELYRERRDAMIGALAEHLPDATWTVPDGGFYTWVKLPDGLDAKAMLPRAVTARVAYVPGTAFYFDGQGTDHMRLSFCYPTPERIREGVRRLAGVVQGESELVSLFGTGGGTRGDSVQFPGPDLA
- a CDS encoding D-alanine--D-alanine ligase family protein translates to MSIRSGRRVADALRTAGVDVTVHDVDADLVPALADTRPDLVWPLLHGASGEDGSVRDVLELLNLPSVGTGPRASRIAWSKPIAKTSVTRAGLATPEFVTLPQSLFRELGANRILDAVVAKLGLPLVVKPSRGGSALGVTLVQSPEDLPRAMVACFAYSDTALIERAVQGTEVAVSVVELDGEPVALPAVEVVTEGPYDYDARYNPGRTEYFAPARLSPELADKAAEVAVAAHRALGLRHLSRTDLIIDGDGQPWFLEVNVAPGMTETSLFPQAAEAGGHDLPTLYRRIVEDALGTR
- a CDS encoding ParB/RepB/Spo0J family partition protein, which gives rise to MSEKRRGLGRGLGALIPTADIRPDGAARPVDVFFPDRSTDEGTAQADAAAKATATVSDSSEAAAQSLVPVPGASFAALPVASIRPNPQQPRTVFDEEALAELVGSIQEVGVLQPVVVRPVGDGYELIMGERRWRATQEAGLDTIPAIIRDTEDGDLLRDALLENLHRSQLNALEEAAAYQQLLDDFGCTHEELAARIHRSRPQISNTLRLLRLPPLVQRRVAAGVLSAGHARALLGLSDGAAIERLAQRIVAEGLSVRAVEEIVALGSEDGVVKRKRAPRAGIRNEALDDLAGRLSDRFETRVKVDLGKSRGKLTVEFASVQDLNRILASLAPDDPGILKS
- a CDS encoding ParA family protein, with the protein product MSDELSWPGAGATMDDERRRAAIVASLPPADDDTPLLAELRVDASRRIQLTGRAFPRPDHTRVITVANQKGGVGKTTTTVNLAVALAKSGLNVLVIDNDPQGNASTALGVDHHAGVPSVYDVLVDGAALETAVAPAAGLDNLWCVPATIDLSGAEIELVSLVARETRLRNALHAYLEQRVGRGESRIDYVLVDCPPSLGLLTVNAFVVADEVLIPIQCEYYALEGLSQLLKSIELIQAHLNKGLHVSTILLTMYDGRTNLAQQVAQEVREHFPALTLNTTIPRSVRVSEAPSYGQTVMTYDPSSSGALAYLEAARELADRGVSGTAQEEGE
- the rsmG gene encoding 16S rRNA (guanine(527)-N(7))-methyltransferase RsmG, with amino-acid sequence MARVDGSAEVVVPDPLDGDPRLPELFGDSWGAVSGFHDLLADQGVLRGLVGPREVSRLWERHLVNSAAVVPFLPSTGLIVDVGSGAGLPGVVIAAMRPDAEVVLLEPMERRTDWLSEVIAELDLSNARVVRGRAEEQVGTLQADAVTARAVAALAKLYPWTMPLLRVGGELVALKGGRAGEEVTEGADVLARYGGGAVRIETAPTLDGLEPTTVVVASKESAGKESAGKPVVSRETSGRRTKKGSRR